A single window of Rhizobium sp. CCGE531 DNA harbors:
- a CDS encoding (2Fe-2S)-binding protein — protein sequence MSKGPRPAGEAGRIVRLAEQGRPPVRFLLDGIEREAMAGDTVLTAMLTFSQVLRQSEFGPEGRAGFCLMGACQDCWVWQQDGTRLRACSTLVGNGMSLMTQAPGDWP from the coding sequence ATGAGCAAAGGCCCGCGTCCGGCTGGAGAAGCGGGGCGCATCGTCCGTCTCGCTGAGCAAGGCCGGCCACCCGTTCGCTTCCTGCTCGACGGCATCGAACGCGAAGCCATGGCCGGCGACACGGTGCTGACGGCCATGCTGACATTCTCACAGGTTCTTCGGCAATCCGAATTCGGGCCGGAAGGGCGGGCGGGTTTCTGCCTGATGGGCGCCTGCCAGGATTGCTGGGTCTGGCAACAGGATGGAACCCGCCTGCGCGCCTGTTCGACCCTCGTCGGCAACGGCATGTCCCTGATGACCCAGGCGCCGGGAGATTGGCCATGA